A genomic region of Homalodisca vitripennis isolate AUS2020 chromosome 5, UT_GWSS_2.1, whole genome shotgun sequence contains the following coding sequences:
- the LOC124362436 gene encoding prostatic acid phosphatase-like, protein MGGVTVVVIVTALVLSVLCRVSCDSVGDKYTGSLRLVNAVFRHGQRTPQDTYTNDPHANFDFHPFGWGQLTNEGKKQQYELGQFLRDRYGQFLGEEFSNDQVRLQSTGVDRALMSAQLVSAGLFPPVGYQKWNPGLDWQPIPIHSQPLDEDTLLLVRVPCARYYEELEAVKGSEEVRNYTSSLSDFYAALSQHSGMTVSDPDDVQSIYNTLLAETSFNLTLPEWVNDYFPEKMAAVTAYSFTLNVYNDELKKLKGGPLLKKILSDSQAKLEPSNKRKMFLYAGHDSTVVNLLMALKVWDEQIPVYNILALVELHQIDKNYGLKIFLRNSTEHEPYLLRVPGCEDFCQLDKVVEFTKNMIPNDLTKECISHNPNFVPPPPPGP, encoded by the exons GTATTTCGACACGGGCAGAGGACACCACAAGATACCTATACCAATGACCCTCATGCCAACTTCGACTTCCATCCTTTCGGGTGGGGCCAACTCACCAAT GAAGGAAAAAAGCAGCAGTACGAATTGGGTCAGTTTTTGAGGGACCGCTATGGGCAGTTTCTCGGAGAAGAGTTTAGCAATGATCAGGTGAGACTACAAAGCACAGGAGTGGACCGTGCTCTTATGTCTGCTCAGCTGGTCTCGGCCGGACTGTTCCCTCCTGTTGGGTACCAGAAGTGGAACCCCGGACTGGACTGGCAGCCTATCCCCATCCACTCTCAGCCACTCGATGAGGATACG CTGCTGCTGGTGAGGGTACCGTGTGCCCGTTATTATGAGGAACTGGAAGCAGTGAAGGGCTCGGAAGAGGTTAGGAACTACACGAGTTCTCTCAGTGACTTCTATGCAGCCTTAAGTCAGCACTCAGGCATGACCGTCAGTGACCCTGACGATGTCCAGTCCATCTACAATACATTGCTGGCCGAG acAAGTTTCAATTTAACCCTTCCAGAGTGGGTTAATGACTATTTCCCTGAGAAAATGGCTGCTGTTACAGCTTACAGCTTCACACTTAATGTTTACAATGATGAACTAAAGAAACTAAAAGGag GTCCACTGTTGAAGAAAATTTTATCTGACTCGCAAGCAAAGTTAGAGCCTTCGAATAAACGCAAAATGTTTCTGTATGCTGGCCACGACTCAACTGTAGTGAATTTGTTGATGGCACTTAAAGTTTGGGATGAGCAGATCCCTGTATACAACATCCTGGCTTTGGTAGAACTACatcaaattgataaaaattatggGTTAAAG ATATTTCTAAGAAACTCAACTGAACATGAACCATACTTACTACGAGTGCCCGGCTGTGAAGATTTCTGTCAACTTGATAAAGTGGTAGAGTTCACTAAGAACATGATACCAAATGACCTGACCAAGGAGTGTATTAGTCACAACCCTAACTTTGTACCACCACCACCCCCAGGACCTTAG